The following is a genomic window from Aquificota bacterium.
GGCATATCACCCATAGAGGCACTAAAGGTTATAGCCATGTTTAGGTTTACAAACCCAAAGGCGGAGCTAAGGCTGTGCGGTGGTAGAGAACAAAACCTCAGAGATTTTCACGGTATGGCTGTGCTTATGACCAACGCCATGATGGTAGGAGGATATCTCACCAGAGCAGGTAGGGATATAAAGAAGGATTACCAGCTTTTGAAAGACCTCAATTTTGAAAGGTTGGTTAGTGTGGAATAGGTGTGAAATTCCTTGTAGAAAAATTACGGGAAAAGCCATACTTAGGAATGGTATGTGAAATTCTCCCGTAGGGTGTGTAATTCCTGTGAAATTTGACCCCCTCAACCTGTGAAATTTGAAAACAAAAAATTATGGAAAAAGCTATACTTAGGTAAATCTACCCCCTTAAATTTGAGTCTGGTGTTATAAAATGCATATTCTTCTTCTATATATTTAGCTTCCTTAATAAAAAAAGAAAATATAGAAGAAGATAATAGGACCCCCAGAATTTCACACCCCTTTGGGAAATCCTTGAAAATCAAGCACTTGCGGAAAAAGAATTTCACATCCCATTTCAAAAGCTTGATATTCCTTGTTTTTGTGTATTGAGAGAAGCCTTGATAATCAAGCACTTCAGAAGAATTTCACAATTTCACACCCATAATCCTAAATACGGGTTTTTCCGAACTTTTTTGAAGTTGATGTGTGTAAAATTTTTATGGAAAACGCCATATTTAGAAATAGGGTGTGAAATTCTTCCACAAGGTGTGAAATTCTTTTATGATTTAAATCATATTTCAAGATGGCAATTTATTGCCTGCTTCAAATAATTATGAAAAACATATGCCAAGTGAAAATTAATCAAACCAGGTCTTACCACTTGTCTTTGAAAAAGATAAATGAGACAAATAAGGAAGGATGACTTTCTTACCCAGCTATTACAATGTGGGCGTCTTTTCCTTTATTCTAAACTGTAGCGCCTCTGCAATATGATGGCTTGCTATCTTTTCTTCGCCTTCAAGGTCTGCTATGGTCCTTGAGACCTTTAAGACCTTCATGTAGCCCCTACCGGTTAAATTCAATCTATCAAGGGCGCCTTTCAATAAGCTATGAGCTTCCTGCGTCATCACACAATACTTTTTCACCTCTTCGTTAGTCATGCGTGAGTTATACTTGGTTTTGCTGTTTTTGAACCTTTCCCTTTGAATATCCACAGCCCTTATAACCCTCTCCCTTATCTGCGCCGAAGTTTCTCCCGAGTTCATACTAAGAAGCTCCTCCTTTTCCACCGGGTTTACCCACACCCTTAGGTCTATCCTATCCATTATGGGCCCAGATATCTTGGATTGATAGGCCCTTAGTTGCACGGGGGTGCATGTGCAGGCCTTATATGGATTCCCGTAGTTTCCGCAGGCGCATGGGTTCATTGCCACCACAAGCAAAAACTCCGAAGGAAAGCTTATCCTTCCCCCAACCCTTGAAACAGTAACCCTCCCATCCTCTAAGGGCTGTCTTAAAGATTCTATTGCCTTTCTGCTAAACTCTGGGAACTCATCAAGGAAAAGAACACCCCTATGGGCTAAGGAGATCTCCCCCGGCTGTGGTGTGGTGCCACCTCCCACAAGGGCGGACTCTGAGGCGTTGGTAAGTGGATTTCTAAAGGGCCTTCTGGTTATTATGGGAGTCTTCTCATCCAAAAGGCCTGCCACGCTGTATATGCGTGTTATCTCTATAGCCTCTTCAAAGGTCAAGGGTGGCATTATGGTTATGAGCCTTTTGGCAAGCATACTCTTGCCAGCTCCCGGAGGTCCAATTAGCATAACAGGATGAAAGCCAGCTGCCGATATCTCCATTGCCCTTTTTGCCTGATGCTGTCCATAGACCTCGCTAAAATCCACATCAAAGCTTTCAAAGTTTGAAAATATCTCTTGAAGGTCCACCCTTACTGGCTCTTTTTTTATATTACCCACTAAAAAATCCACCACATCTTTTAAAGATTCAAAGCCATAAACTTCCACACCTTCCACAATGCCAGCTTCCTTCGCGTTCCTCATTGGCACTATAAAACGCCTATAGCCCAGCTTTTTCAAGGATAAAACCACCGGCAAAACTCCCTTTACAGGGTTTATCTTCCCATCAAGGGAAAGCTCGCCCATGACAACATAATCCTCTGGAAAATCCAAGCCTGTAGAAAGCCTTATGATGCCAAGGGCCATGGGAAGGTCGTAGAAGGTGCCTTGCTTTTTAAGGTGAGAAGGAGAGAGGTTTACCGTTATCCTTTTTACAGGAAGCTGAAAGCCTGTGTTCTTTAGGGCTGACCTTACTCTGTCCTTTGCTTCGTTTATGGCCTTGTCTGGAAGGCCCACGATAGAAAACTGGGGAAGCCCGTTGGATATGTCTACCTCCACATCCACCTCAAACCCCTCTATCCCCAAAACCCCACCGCTTTTTATCCTACAGAACATAGGAAAATTATATCAATCAAAAACCCTTACAATCCTATAATAGGTATCCCTCTGGGCTGGCACAAAGCCCGCAGACCTTATGGCTTCCACCATATCCTCCACCTTTGGAATGCTTACCTTGTAAGAAGTGGAAGATATTACATTCTCCTCAATCATCACGCTTCCAAGGTCGTTGGCCCCAAAGTTAAGGCCTATGATGCCTATTTGCATGGTTTGGGTTACATGAGAGCTTTGAATGTTTTTGAAGTTATCCAGGTATAGCCTTGAGATGGCAAGCACCTTTAAGTAGTAGTTGGAAGAGGCCTCTTCTAAGTTGTCAAGCTGGGTTTTGCCCTTTTTGAAGGTCCAAGGTATGAAGGCGGTAAAGCCTCCCGTCTGGTCCTGTATCCTCCTTACCCTCTCTAAGTGTTCCACTATATGCCAAGGCTTTTCCACATGGCCAAACATCATGGTGGCTGTAGAAGTCATACCAAGCTCATGGGCCGTCCTGTGGACCATCTCCCACTCTTCAACGGTGCATTTACCGGGGCTTAAAAAGCTTCGTACCTCTTGGGAAAGGATTTCTGCACCACCGCCTGGAAGGGAGTCAAGGCCCGCCTCTTTTAACCTTTTTAACACCTCCCTTATGCTTAGCCTCTCTATCTTTGCAAGATAGACTATCTCCGGTGCAGAAAAAGAGTGTATTTGAACCTGTGGAAACCTCTCCTTTATGGAGCTTATAAGGTCCTCGTAGTAGCTAAGTGGTAGGTCTGGGTTTAGGCCGCCTTGCATGAGAAGGGTTGTCCCACCCCATTCTACAAGCTCCTCAACCTTTTTAAGTATGTCCTCCTTTGGAAGCACATAGCCTTCTGGAGAGCCTACCTTCCTTTGGAAAGCACAGAACTTGCACCCTGCCACGCATACATTGGTGTAGTTTACATTCCTATCTATGACAAAGGTGGCTATGTTTTCTGGGTGGTGCCTTTTTCTTACCTCATTGGCAAGGTATCCCAAAACTGTTATATCTTCCTCAAAAAGGCTAAGAGCTTCCTCCGGACTTAGCCTCTCTCCTTCCAAAACCTTTTCATAGACCTCCGCCTGCACCATGCCTACAAAATTTATCTCAAGCTCCAAACTTAGCAAGCCTAAGAGAGTGGGCAAGCATGAGGTTTATCAGCTTTTTGGCTGGAAATATGCCAAGCTCACCCTTTAAACACTCCCTTTCTGTAAACCTTTGAGATGTTCCACCAAGCACGTAGGGAGAGTGTAAAAGCACGGGCACAGGATGCCAAGAGTGTCCCTTTAAAACGGAAGGCGTAGAGTGGTCTCCCGTTATCACAAGCACATCGGGTTTTAGCTCCAGTATTTGTGAAAGGTTTTTATCAAACTCCTCTATAACCTTTACCTTTCCCTTGTAGTTTCCATCCTCTCCATAAGAATCTGTCTTCTTTATGTGAAGGAAGAAAAAGTCATAGTCCTTCCATACCTCTTTTAGAGCCTTTATCTCATCCTCTATGCTTTGTCCTTCAAAGCTTATAAGGTCCATGCCTACAAGGCTTGCAAGGCCTTTATACATAGGATATACCGCTATGGCGCAGGCTTTTAGTCCAAACCTCTCTTCAAAGCTTTCCATCTTTGGCTTTTGAGAAAAGCCCCTAAGGAGCATGTAGTTTGCCCTTTCCTCATCCTTTAATACCTCTTCAACCCTCTCTAAAAGCCTTCTTACCACCTTTGCCACCCTTTCGGAAGCTTCCGTCTCACCCCTTGGCTCTATAGGTTCCAGCCCTTCCTTCTGCGGGTCCGTATCTTTTATCCTGTCGCTACCCTCTGGAAGCTCTTCTGGAAATCTAAGGAGTATGGCAACCCTGTGTTCCATACCGGGCGCAAAAAAGACCTTAACCCCGTCTATCTCCTTTATCTTTTCGGATAGCTTTGATGTTATCCTCCTGTTTTCTTCTGTGGGTATCCTTCCGGCTCTTCTATCCTTTACTACAAGCCTTCCGTTTAATCTTTCCACCGTGGCGTAGTTGGCCCTTATGGCTATATCGGTGGACCTCACTTCCAATCCAAGGCCCAGAGCCTCAAGTATGCCCCTTCCTATCTGGTATTTCAATGGGTCATAGCCAAAGATACCAAGGTGTCCAGGCCCACTACCGGGAGTTATGCCATAATCTACAGGGATATGAAGGCCAAGGGCTGACCTTTTTGCCAAGCTATCAAGGTTTGGCGTGCTTGCAAGCTCAAGCTCCGTTTTCCCATCCTTTACAGGAAGGCCACCTATGCCATCAAGCACAATCAATAGTAGCTTTGTATTGTTCTTTTGGACCAAGGCCTCAAGCATAAAAGTTATTTTAGCACCTTATGGCCCTATCTGCCTTAGGAAAGGCGGTATTTCCTCCGTTTTTAGCCATCCACACTCTTCCAAGGCCCTTTCTACAGATTCCCTTGATAGCCTTGTCCTCTCCATTAAGAGCTTTACAAACTCTTCCCTTCTTCCCTTATAGTTCTCCACCTCTTCATGGCTTACCTCTGGGAACCTTGAGGCTATCCTATCCTTTACTATGTTCCAAGCTGCAAGGTTGGAGTAGAGGTTAAACTCCTTGTTTCTAACTGTTTCTTTCACCGTCAAAGATTTAAGGAATTCAATCCTTTCAGGCTTTATGGTTAAAATGGCTTCTGCCATAAGTGGGTCCACAGTGTAGAATATGCCAAAGAGCTTTCCGAGTATCCTCCTTTGAGTCCTTATCATCTGGTCCAGTAGGTCCTGCACTTCTGGTTCCACCTTATCGTATATAAGCTCAAAGTAGTTTAGCTCTTCCAGCTCAAGGCCTCCGAGGTATCTTATAAAATTGGCAAGCTCATGGTAGCTTGTTAGTTCTCCTTTTATCTCTTCCTTTACCGCCTCCTTTTGAGCCTCTCCATAGTCAAGGACCACATCTGTATGTATGGGTGGTATTATGTGGTAGGTTTCCGACTCCCATCCTGCCTTTCTAAGTATCTGTTCCGCCGCATCCATGGTAAGGTTATACTTCTGCATAAGGAGTTTCTTTAGGCCTTCCCTGTCTTTTCTGTATTTGCCCAATTCTTCATCTGGTATATCCACTTCCACATATACAAGCCTTTCCTTTCCGTTGTCCAGTAAGATCACATTCTTCCTACCCTTTATATGCCTCTTTATAAAGCTCCAATCCTCATCGGTCATTATAGGCTCTGGATGCCACTGCTTGGACATTTCCTCTTCAAGCTCAAGGTATGGCACGCTTTCATACCATGTGGCCTTGTTTAGCTTTGACTCTATTACCTCCTCGCTTTCTCCCAGCTTGTTTTTTACATACTCTATAAACTCTTTTCTTTTGAACTTAAACCTTTCTATCTCATCAAGGCTAAGCTCTGGGAAAAGAACTTTTAGCTTATACTTTATAAAATCCCAGTTGCCAAAGAGGTTTTGTGGGTCAAGGGCCTCATACCCGTAGGGGTTTGTCCTCAAAAAGTCAAAGTAATAGCCTATAAACTTCCTCACCCTTGGGTCCGTTAGGGCCAAGGTTTTTATAAAATCTGGGTCGTAGAACTCTATTATGCTGAGAAGCCTTGCTATGTTTACTTTCTTGATGTTGTGAAGATGGCATAGCTCTATGGCATACTTTCTTGGTATATTTTCCACAGCGCAATACTCATTCAGCACATCCATCTCAGACCTCAAAAGGCTTCTAAAGAAAGAAAGCTTCTCCCTTCTTGATAGGTTTTCTTTGTTAAGTAGAACTTCTATCATCTTTCCCATCTCCTTACCCTTTAAAGATAGAACATTAAAAGAGTTGGACAATAAAACCTTCTTATATTGGCTATAATAATACACATCAGGAGGGAGCAATGGAGAGGTTTGTAGCCTTTGACATTGAAACCTTTTGTCCCATAGAAGAGCTTTCGCAGGAAGAGCTTTTGTATCTCATAGGTAGGAAGGACCTCCTTTCTAAGGATAGGCTTTACAGGGAGATTTCTACAAACCCCTACGTTTCTTATGTTATTTCCTTTGCTTTCTTTTTCATAGAATCAAACATTGCAGAAGTTTATTATGTGTGCGAGGAAGAAAAAGAAGAGATAAAAGATTATGCAATAAACCATAGAGTTATAAAGGTGTTTTATAAGCCAATAGTTATGAACTCCGGCCTTTTGGAAGCAGAAAGAATGCTTTTGGAATATTTTTGGGAGAAGTTTAGCACAATAGAAAGGCCTATAACCTTTCATGGTGAAAGCTTTGATATGGAGTTTATGAGGATAAGAACCATAATACATGGTCTAAAGCCAAAATCCTTTATGGATTATTTACGTTCAAAGTATACTTATAACATAGATTTAAAAGAATTTTTTAGATTTGCTAAAAATAACTATTCCCTAAGCTTCATATCAAGAAGGTTTAACCTTCCAGTAGATAAGGGGGATATGGATGGTTCAAAGGTTAGGGAAGCCTTTCTTAACAAAAGGTATAAGGATATAGCGGAATACAACCTAAGGGATGTTATCATTACAGGTTTGTTATACGAGAGGGTGAAAGACTATATACACTGGCATGGAGATGACTTTCCACAACTTAAGGAACGTATGTTAAACCTTTTGGAATCAAAAAATATGTTAGAACCTAAGGAATTTTTGAAATATGTTTTAGAAAAAGATATCCTTACATCGGCGGAGGCTTCAAAGCTTATAAATTTCTACTTGCTTAAACAAAATAAAGCTTCAAACCAGAGGCAAATGGACAAACCAAAAGAAAATACGGTTTCAGAAAAACAGATTGGTTTTCTTCGCGACTTGGCTCAAAAGGTAGATGTGGATATGGAGGAGGTATGCGACCAGCTTAGCTCTTATACCATAAGGCAGGTAATACAATCCTTGGAAGAAGAAGAGATAACATAGGCTTGTTTATCCTTCCTTATTGCCTATATTAAAAGTAGTATAAAAGACAGGAGGTTTTTTATGTCTTTAAGGCCCTTAAAGCTTAGGAACAAAACCATACCAATACCCATAATACAAGGGGGTATGGGTGTGGGTATATCTTGGGAAAGGTTGGCGGGTGCAGTGGCAAAAGAGGGAGCTGTGGGAGTGGTGTCAGCAGTAGGAACTGGTTATAGGTATCCAGAGCTTGTTAAAAGAGATAAGTTTGGAAGGCCCATAGGGTCTGTGTATGCTCATAGCAAGGAAGCTCTTACAAGGATAATTCAAGAGGCAAAGAGAATATCTGAAGGCAATGGCGCCATAGGCGTGAATATACTATGTGCCATAACGGATTATGGTAGGGTTGTGGCAGATGCAGTAGAAGCCGGTGCAGATGCCATAATATCTGGCGCTGGGCTTCCTTTGAGGCTTCCCGAATATGTGGGTGATGCGGACGTAGCTTTAATTCCCATCGTATCTTCCGCCAGAGCTTTGAACCTTATATGTAGAACATGGGAAAAGAAATATAAGAGGCTTCCAGATGCAGTTGTTTTGGAAGGGCCCAAGTCTGGAGGCCATCAAGGATTTAAGTATGAAGAGTGCTTTATGCCAGAATACCGGCTTGAAAACCTATTCCCTTCTGTGCTTGAAGAGGCAAAAAAGTGGGGAGATATACCTGTAATAGTGGCTGGTGGAGTTTGGAGCTATAAGGATATACTCTACTACATGGAAAGGGGAGCAAGTGGAGTCCAAATGGCTACGCGATTTATAGCAACTTATGAATGTGATGCACCACCCATTTACAAAGAGATATTACTAAATGTAGAGGAAGAGGATATAATACTCCTTAAATCTCCCGTCGGCTATCCTTTAAGGGTTGTAAGGACCCCCTTTATAGAAAGGCTTCTTGCAGGATATAACGGCTGGAATGGGTGCGTTTCTCACTGTATAACTCCTTGTAATAAGGGTGAAGAAGCCAAAAAGGTTGGCTTTTGTATAGCGGATAGGCTTGGAGCTGCATGGCTTGGAGATTACGAGGAGGGCATATTCATAAGTGGCGCAAACGGCCATCTTCTTAAAAAGCAAGGTATTATAAGCGTAAAAGAGCTGATTGAGATGCTAACCGGTAAAAGACCAGACCCCACATTGGAAGATTCTTATGCGTTAAAATAAACCTAAAGGAGGGGTAATATGTTTAGAGCCTTATGGACCTCAGCATCGGGCATGACAGCCCAGCAAACAAACCTTGATGTAATATCTCACAACATGGCAAACGTTAACACTGTGGGCTTTAAGAAGATGAGGGCAACCTTTCAGGACTTAGTCTATCAAACAATAAGGGACCCAGGAGCTCCCACATCACCAGCCACACGTAATCCCTCCGGCTTCCAAGTGGGTCTTGGAACCTATGTATCGGACACCTATGGGATTTTTACACAAGGGAACATTTTACAGACTGGCAATAACTTGGATGTGGCCATTCAAGGTGATGGCTTTTTTAAGGTGGTTATGCCAGACGGCACAATAGCCTATACAAGGAATGGACAGTTTAGGCTTGATGCGGACGGAAGGATAGTTAACCCAGATGGCTACCCACTGGACCCAGAGATAACCATACCCCCGGATGCTATAAGCGTAGGCATTGGTCCAGACGGAACCGTAACTGTTCTAAGACAGGGAGCTACCACAGTGGAAGAGGTGGGAAGGATTGAGCTTGCCAAGTTTGTAAACCCAGCAGGCCTTCGTAGGATTGGCAACAATCTTTTTATACAAACAGACGCTTCTGGAGAGCCTATTGTGGATAACCCTGGAAACCAGGGCTTGGGAACGCTTCTTCAAGGTTATTTAGAAGCCTCCAACGTGAATATAGTGGAGGAGATGGTAAACCTTATAATAGCCCAGAGGGCCTTTGAGTTTAACACAAAGGGCATAACTGCAGCGGATGAAATGCTTGGCCAGACTGCCAATCTAAGGAGATAGTATATAATTTAATGCATGGCTGAAGAAGTAAAAGAGGCAAGGGAGGAGAAAAAGGGAAAGTCAAAGCTAATCTTTATAGTTGCTTTTCTTTTAATACTTCTGGCTGGTGGTGGAGGTGCTTATTTTTTCCTTTTTGCAAAGAAGGATAAAAAAGAAGAAAAGGCACCATTACCATCTCATGTGGGTGTTATGATGGAAATTGGCACCTTTACTGTTAACCTTGCTGATAAGGATGTGGATGCTTATGCGAGGGTATCCATAACCTTGGAACTGCCCGATGAAAAGGTTCGTCAAGAGGTAGAAAAAAGGCTTCCCATAATAAAGGATGCCATCATTGATGTGATAAGCAGTAAAACCTCATCCTTTGTAAAGACGCCAGAGGGAAGAGAAAACCTTAGACTTGAGCTTATAAAGAGGATAAACACCATACTCTTTGAAGGTGGTGTTAGGAACATATACTTTACGGAGTTTGTAGTGCAGACCACATGACGGACTTCTTCCTTAGCCTTTTACGCGTTCTTGTGGCCCTTGGGATAGTAATAGTACTTATACTCATTACTTTGCCTTACCTTCTTCCCCTTTTACAGAGGATAAGATGGACAAAGGAAGAAAAAGGTTCTGATATAAAGCTAAAAAGGCTAATTCCCATCGGTAGGAATATGTTCTTAATTGAGCTTGAGATAAAGGGCAAGCTCTTTGTTGTTGCCATGAGTGAGGGCGCAGTAGAGGTGATATACAAAGATGAAGCTGATAATACTTAGCCTTTTATTTATTAGCCTTTCCTTTTCACAGCAGATCATCCCAAACATAGACCTAAGGGTTGGCACAGGACAGCTTGATACCTCCATAAGGCTACTTATCCTCCTTACCATCCTTTCCCTTGCGCCCTCCATACTCATAATGACCACCTCCTTCATAAGAATAGTTATAGTCCTTTCCCTTCTTAGGCAGGCCATTGGCACTCCAACCGTGCCACCAAACCAGGTTATAGTTTCCCTTGCCCTTTTCCTTACCTTCTTTATTATGAAGCCAGTCTTTGACCAGATAAACCAGGAAGCTCTTCAACCTCTCTTAAAAAGACAGATAACGGACCAAGTGTTTTTTGAAAGGACCTCATCCATAATAAAGGATTTTATGGTTAAAAATACACGCAAAGAAAGCCTAAAGGTCTTCCTTGATGTGGCAAACCTCCCAAAGGAGGAAAGGGAAAGGATAAAAGGACCAGATGATATTCCCTTAAGCGTGGTAATACCAGCCTTTATGGTAAGCGAGATAACCACTGCCTTTCAGATAGTCTTCCTTTTATACCTTCCCTTTTTAATAATAGACCTTGTGGTAGCCTCCATACTCATATCCATAGGCATACTAATGATACCACCGCAGATAATCTCCCTGCCCTTTAAGATAATGCTCTTTGTGCTTGCCAACGGATGGGAATTGGTGGTATTATCTCTTGTAAGGAGCTACCAATGAGTCCAGATATGGTTATATCCCTTGGACAAAAGGCTCTTGAGATGGCCCTTATACTATCCGCGCCCGTCCTTCTTATTACCTTTTTGGTAGGCCTTGTTATAAGCATACTCCAATCGGCCACACAGATACAAGAGATGACCCTTAGCTACATACCCAAGATAGTGGCAGCATACATTACAATTCTGGTGCTTGGAGCATGGATGCTCAACAAACTGCTTGACTACACAAAGGAGTT
Proteins encoded in this region:
- a CDS encoding YifB family Mg chelatase-like AAA ATPase, whose protein sequence is MFCRIKSGGVLGIEGFEVDVEVDISNGLPQFSIVGLPDKAINEAKDRVRSALKNTGFQLPVKRITVNLSPSHLKKQGTFYDLPMALGIIRLSTGLDFPEDYVVMGELSLDGKINPVKGVLPVVLSLKKLGYRRFIVPMRNAKEAGIVEGVEVYGFESLKDVVDFLVGNIKKEPVRVDLQEIFSNFESFDVDFSEVYGQHQAKRAMEISAAGFHPVMLIGPPGAGKSMLAKRLITIMPPLTFEEAIEITRIYSVAGLLDEKTPIITRRPFRNPLTNASESALVGGGTTPQPGEISLAHRGVLFLDEFPEFSRKAIESLRQPLEDGRVTVSRVGGRISFPSEFLLVVAMNPCACGNYGNPYKACTCTPVQLRAYQSKISGPIMDRIDLRVWVNPVEKEELLSMNSGETSAQIRERVIRAVDIQRERFKNSKTKYNSRMTNEEVKKYCVMTQEAHSLLKGALDRLNLTGRGYMKVLKVSRTIADLEGEEKIASHHIAEALQFRIKEKTPTL
- the mqnC gene encoding dehypoxanthine futalosine cyclase, coding for MVQAEVYEKVLEGERLSPEEALSLFEEDITVLGYLANEVRKRHHPENIATFVIDRNVNYTNVCVAGCKFCAFQRKVGSPEGYVLPKEDILKKVEELVEWGGTTLLMQGGLNPDLPLSYYEDLISSIKERFPQVQIHSFSAPEIVYLAKIERLSIREVLKRLKEAGLDSLPGGGAEILSQEVRSFLSPGKCTVEEWEMVHRTAHELGMTSTATMMFGHVEKPWHIVEHLERVRRIQDQTGGFTAFIPWTFKKGKTQLDNLEEASSNYYLKVLAISRLYLDNFKNIQSSHVTQTMQIGIIGLNFGANDLGSVMIEENVISSTSYKVSIPKVEDMVEAIRSAGFVPAQRDTYYRIVRVFD
- a CDS encoding 2,3-bisphosphoglycerate-independent phosphoglycerate mutase, with amino-acid sequence MLEALVQKNNTKLLLIVLDGIGGLPVKDGKTELELASTPNLDSLAKRSALGLHIPVDYGITPGSGPGHLGIFGYDPLKYQIGRGILEALGLGLEVRSTDIAIRANYATVERLNGRLVVKDRRAGRIPTEENRRITSKLSEKIKEIDGVKVFFAPGMEHRVAILLRFPEELPEGSDRIKDTDPQKEGLEPIEPRGETEASERVAKVVRRLLERVEEVLKDEERANYMLLRGFSQKPKMESFEERFGLKACAIAVYPMYKGLASLVGMDLISFEGQSIEDEIKALKEVWKDYDFFFLHIKKTDSYGEDGNYKGKVKVIEEFDKNLSQILELKPDVLVITGDHSTPSVLKGHSWHPVPVLLHSPYVLGGTSQRFTERECLKGELGIFPAKKLINLMLAHSLRLAKFGA
- a CDS encoding ribonuclease H-like domain-containing protein; amino-acid sequence: MERFVAFDIETFCPIEELSQEELLYLIGRKDLLSKDRLYREISTNPYVSYVISFAFFFIESNIAEVYYVCEEEKEEIKDYAINHRVIKVFYKPIVMNSGLLEAERMLLEYFWEKFSTIERPITFHGESFDMEFMRIRTIIHGLKPKSFMDYLRSKYTYNIDLKEFFRFAKNNYSLSFISRRFNLPVDKGDMDGSKVREAFLNKRYKDIAEYNLRDVIITGLLYERVKDYIHWHGDDFPQLKERMLNLLESKNMLEPKEFLKYVLEKDILTSAEASKLINFYLLKQNKASNQRQMDKPKENTVSEKQIGFLRDLAQKVDVDMEEVCDQLSSYTIRQVIQSLEEEEIT
- a CDS encoding nitronate monooxygenase family protein, producing the protein MSLRPLKLRNKTIPIPIIQGGMGVGISWERLAGAVAKEGAVGVVSAVGTGYRYPELVKRDKFGRPIGSVYAHSKEALTRIIQEAKRISEGNGAIGVNILCAITDYGRVVADAVEAGADAIISGAGLPLRLPEYVGDADVALIPIVSSARALNLICRTWEKKYKRLPDAVVLEGPKSGGHQGFKYEECFMPEYRLENLFPSVLEEAKKWGDIPVIVAGGVWSYKDILYYMERGASGVQMATRFIATYECDAPPIYKEILLNVEEEDIILLKSPVGYPLRVVRTPFIERLLAGYNGWNGCVSHCITPCNKGEEAKKVGFCIADRLGAAWLGDYEEGIFISGANGHLLKKQGIISVKELIEMLTGKRPDPTLEDSYALK
- the flgG gene encoding flagellar basal-body rod protein FlgG, whose product is MFRALWTSASGMTAQQTNLDVISHNMANVNTVGFKKMRATFQDLVYQTIRDPGAPTSPATRNPSGFQVGLGTYVSDTYGIFTQGNILQTGNNLDVAIQGDGFFKVVMPDGTIAYTRNGQFRLDADGRIVNPDGYPLDPEITIPPDAISVGIGPDGTVTVLRQGATTVEEVGRIELAKFVNPAGLRRIGNNLFIQTDASGEPIVDNPGNQGLGTLLQGYLEASNVNIVEEMVNLIIAQRAFEFNTKGITAADEMLGQTANLRR
- a CDS encoding flagellar basal body-associated FliL family protein; this encodes MAEEVKEAREEKKGKSKLIFIVAFLLILLAGGGGAYFFLFAKKDKKEEKAPLPSHVGVMMEIGTFTVNLADKDVDAYARVSITLELPDEKVRQEVEKRLPIIKDAIIDVISSKTSSFVKTPEGRENLRLELIKRINTILFEGGVRNIYFTEFVVQTT
- the fliP gene encoding flagellar type III secretion system pore protein FliP (The bacterial flagellar biogenesis protein FliP forms a type III secretion system (T3SS)-type pore required for flagellar assembly.), coding for MKLIILSLLFISLSFSQQIIPNIDLRVGTGQLDTSIRLLILLTILSLAPSILIMTTSFIRIVIVLSLLRQAIGTPTVPPNQVIVSLALFLTFFIMKPVFDQINQEALQPLLKRQITDQVFFERTSSIIKDFMVKNTRKESLKVFLDVANLPKEERERIKGPDDIPLSVVIPAFMVSEITTAFQIVFLLYLPFLIIDLVVASILISIGILMIPPQIISLPFKIMLFVLANGWELVVLSLVRSYQ
- the fliQ gene encoding flagellar biosynthesis protein FliQ, producing the protein MSPDMVISLGQKALEMALILSAPVLLITFLVGLVISILQSATQIQEMTLSYIPKIVAAYITILVLGAWMLNKLLDYTKELIINIPTWFR